The sequence TCTAATGAGAGCATTTTTCACTTCTTTATTCCTCAGACTATAAATGAGTGGATTCAGCATGGGGATCACAATAGTATAAAATACGGAAGCCACTTGATCCTTCCCCAAAGAGTAGGATTTATGAGgctttaaataagtaaaaattgtaGTTCCATAAAAGATGGTGACCCCTAGGAGATGGGAGGCACATGTAGAGAAGGCTTTTTGCTTTCCTGAAGTGGAAGTAATTTTCAACACAGTGGACAGAATGGCCAGATAAGACACACATATTGTGATAACAGATACCATTAGGGTGGAGCCAGCGAAAATGAATATCATGATTTCAATGTCTTGAATGTCAGTACAGGACAGGGCTAGAATTGGGGAAGTGTCACAGAAAAAGTGATGGATCACATTGGAGTCACAGAAATGCAGTCTATTCATGCAAAGCACATTGATAATGGAGTCCAAAAAACCTTTCAAATAGCACCCAAAAATGAGGGAGAAGCAGAGTCCTTTGGACATAAGGACTGGGTAGTGTAGAGGATTGCAGATGGCTACATAGCGATCATAGGCCATTGAGGAGAGAAGTAAACATTCAGAGGTCCCCAAGAAGATAAAAAAGAACATCTGGGTGAAGCAGCTTATGTATGAAATGTACTTGGTGGAAGTCAGCAAGTTCTCTAAGGTTTTAGGAGTGATGACATTGGAGTAAGTGAGGTCAAGAAATGACAGGTGGCTGAGGAAAAAATACATGGGGGTGTGAAGCTGGAGATCCACGCGGATTATCAGTATCATCCCTGCATTTCCCAGCACACTCGTCAGGTATATCAGGAGAAATAGTATAAACAGGACCAGCTGGGTCTCCTCAGAGTCTGTCAGTCCCATAAGGATGAAGTGAGACACACTTGTGCTATTCCTTCCATCCATTGTGTTCAACTGCTTCAAACTGTTGAGAAATTAAGGTGATAATTTTCAGGAATGAGTTTAAACAGGGTTATTGATAATAgttcaatatttataaaaactaaTAATGAGTAGTTTACAGAATATGATGGAAAACGTTTAATTTGGTTCCCAAATAGGCATAAATTGACCTTTAGGCATgatataacaaaaaatatatattgcctAATTTGAGTGAGTCTTATACTGTTCTAAATACTTCTCTATAGTAATTTATTTACTCCACATGAGAATATTATACCACAGGTGCTACTATTAATCACATGTTTAAATGAGTAAAAGGACACAGACAGTTTAAGTATCTTATCCATAGTAGAGCTATTAAGTGTTGGCTCTGTGATTTCACCAAGACAGATTGACTCCAGAGAACATGCCCATTATACTACATTCCTGTTAATAATAACAGGAGCAAACCTGAGGGAAAATGCTAGATGTGTCATAAACAATGATGAAAAACAGTTAAAATGCGTCActgtcattttgttttaaaaattatttaatagtaaccacaaataaatttcaaatttatGGGATTAAAATTATAGACCACATATTACTTTCCAAAAGatatattttcctaaatttaatatattaaaatcatatttttttcaaatactacatttttaaaacatgtacttTGCTTGTCGACCATAATTTCATTAGCTCTATATTTCTGGTTTCACAAAACCTGGCATTACTTAGGGTAAGGTCTAAGTCCTATGTGTATGTATACTTTTCTAAAAATACCCCCATTTCATCTGATCCTCACCAAAATTCTCTAATATTCAGAGTAATACTTACCAAGAGTCAAACACACCACAAAAACCCTCCTCCAATATTATCTGTCTAGAAATTTGTCAACTTCAAGttttttcacaaagaaaatatgaaaaccaTTTGAGTCAAAATTTTCTGTAATGTATTCTTTTATTTGAGAtaagttctttgtaaatttttgtCCATTCATGTCGTTTTattctgagattaaaaaaaacaacacagaaatttTGTTAAGGTCCTGGTGGAATGGAAAATTTGCCAGGAAATTATGTCTAAAAGGAATATCAGGGAGCTGCTGTGAAATAAGTGGAGCAACCTATGTCTTGTCTCTCTTCCAGGGCACCTCTTATATTGAGGATAGAGGTAACGCAACATTGGGCCATCCCTGGAGATCAGGTTCCAAGCAAGATTGTTTGGCATGTTTCCAAGGAAAAAACACACTGGGACTAAAGATAGCTATATTATGTTCTGAGGAAATAGTTGCCTTTTTCCCTTGATGTCACACAATGAGGCACCTTGTCTGGTCTTCTTTAGTGATCCTCTATATTTTCAACTGAATTTGTGGAGAAACCATTTCTAGAGACATACTTAATTACTCTATGATTAAAACC is a genomic window of Myotis daubentonii chromosome 9, mMyoDau2.1, whole genome shotgun sequence containing:
- the LOC132241936 gene encoding olfactory receptor 8H1-like, which encodes MDGRNSTSVSHFILMGLTDSEETQLVLFILFLLIYLTSVLGNAGMILIIRVDLQLHTPMYFFLSHLSFLDLTYSNVITPKTLENLLTSTKYISYISCFTQMFFFIFLGTSECLLLSSMAYDRYVAICNPLHYPVLMSKGLCFSLIFGCYLKGFLDSIINVLCMNRLHFCDSNVIHHFFCDTSPILALSCTDIQDIEIMIFIFAGSTLMVSVITICVSYLAILSTVLKITSTSGKQKAFSTCASHLLGVTIFYGTTIFTYLKPHKSYSLGKDQVASVFYTIVIPMLNPLIYSLRNKEVKNALIRALQKTII